In Kiloniellales bacterium, the DNA window AGGCGCGGGTCGTGCCCGACCTCCGGGCGGAGATCGTTGCCGCCGTCAACGCCCTGCGGGACCGCTACACCTATATCTTCACGACCGGCGGCATCGGCCCGACCCACGACGACATCACTGCCGAGTGCGTCGCCGCCGCTTTCGGCCTGCCCTTGATCCGCAACCCGGAGGCGCTGGCCCTGCTGCAGGCGCACTACGCGCCAGGCGACCTCAACGAGGCACGCCTGCGCATGGCCAACACGCCCGAAGGGGCGACCCTGATCGAAAACCCGATCAGCCACGCCCCCGGCTTCCGGATCGGAAACGTCCACGTCATGGCCGGGGTGCCGGCGATCATGCGTGCCATGTTTGAGGGCCTGGCGCCGGGCCTGACCGGCGGGCCGCCGCTGCGCTCCCGGACCCTGACCTCGAAGCTGCCCGAGGGCGCCCTGGCGGCCGGCCTCGGCGCGCTGCAGGCGCGCTACCCCGAGGTCGACATCGGCAGCTATCCCTCCTTCCGCGACGGCCGGCCCAGCGTTGCGGTGGTCCTGCGCGCGACCGACGAGCCCCGGCTGGCCGCCGCGGCCGAGGAGGTCGGCGCCTTGATCCGCGACCTCGGCGCCGAGCCGCGCGAGACCGGCTGAGGGGAGGGCAGCGATGGCGCCACCGCCCCGCAGGCAGCTGCCGCAGCTGATCGTCTTTCTGCTGCGTCACCTCGCGGTCGGCGCCGGCGCCGGAATCCTGCTCGGGGTGCTCTGCCTTGCCGTGGATCTGGCCGGCCTGCGCGGCCTCCTGCTCGGTCCGGGCGGCGGGCCGCTGCCGCTCGCGCTGTTCTTCTTCGGCCTGATCGTGACCTTCGGCTCGG includes these proteins:
- a CDS encoding molybdopterin-binding protein, with the protein product MTEGQVTAAVLIIGNEILSGRTKDANLPYLGERLGELGIRLAEARVVPDLRAEIVAAVNALRDRYTYIFTTGGIGPTHDDITAECVAAAFGLPLIRNPEALALLQAHYAPGDLNEARLRMANTPEGATLIENPISHAPGFRIGNVHVMAGVPAIMRAMFEGLAPGLTGGPPLRSRTLTSKLPEGALAAGLGALQARYPEVDIGSYPSFRDGRPSVAVVLRATDEPRLAAAAEEVGALIRDLGAEPRETG